The genomic stretch GGCAGACCCTGCCGGCCTTGTACGGACGGGGTATCCAATGCTTGCGCGATTCAGCTTCCGCGCCAGGGAAGCTCTCGACGATGCGGTGTTTAACATTTTGATTTACTGGCCGAGCGGCTACCTTTGCGCACAACTCACGACTTCTCTATTGGATCCGCATTTGCGAGTTGAGCAGGGATCGGGAGTTATCGAGTTTTATTGTCCCGTGCTGGAGGTACAACCGGGCTTGTACCGCGTGGACCTCTCCATTGAAGCGAATGGCGTCTCTCTCGACGTTCAGCAGCGCTGCTCCGTCTTGCGCGTGCATCCAGGCAAACTGGTTCTCGGCGACTTCTACATGGATGCAAGCTGGCGCCTGCTACCATAAGAAGTATCGAGAGAGTTACCCCTCTCAGCCGCTGAGATCAGCGATTCTCTCGTATCCTGTACGCGAGTACGAACTCAATAATGGGGACCATACTAAGGAGACTTTATGCGCACCCAGGATTCTGTGAAGAGCAAGACACCCGCTAAGAGCAAGACCTCTGCAAAGAATAAGAAGACCTCACCGAAGCTGAAGACCGCTCCTCCTTCGCGCGAAGAGATTGCACAACTCGCAGAAAAGTACTGGATGGAACGTGGCCGGCCCGATGGTTCGCCGGAGCAGGACTGGCTCCGCGCCGAAAGAGACCTCATGGGGATGGCATCGTAAGACATCCCACACCTGACTTGATTCGCTGGCGCTATGTAGTTCTTTGAAAGGACCGCAAGAGAGGTTTTTTCTCGCGGAAAGCTCTACCGGCGGTGCAGAGATGCAGCCGCAGGTTACTAATGTATTTCTGTCGCTGGGCGCACCTGCTAGTTGTGACAAGGCCTGTGCGGGGCACAAAAGAAACCCCCGGAAAGTATCCTTCGCCGGGGGTTGTAGCGTGATGCAAGAAACGAACAGGCTCACAATAGTAGACGCCGGAGGTCGGTAGCTTCACGCTATTGCAAGTCACTGCGGATCAACGAAGAAAGTTTTGGCTTCCCCTTTCCAAAACTATCTTCTGTCGGCTGCGCGCGAGGCTCTTGTTCGGCTTCGTGAGCAACTTGACAATTTGAGTGTCGCTGATTGCAAAAGTTTTCACGGTGACAGCTGTCACAGCCTCGCGTGAGCAAGTGGCGCACGACAGCCATCGTGAAGAGCCGGAGGAGATTCGGCCCATATCCTCATTGCCAGTTTTTAGCTTGACAAGCGCCAACGGCCATGGCAGCGAGCTATTCCGCATTTTAAATTGCAGAATACTGTTGCGTTGACAAAGCGCGTCCAGGACCGGACAATCGGAAATCAGTCATCTCACGGAAGGCCTCACCCGTTGCCAACTCTACTGCAAACTGAATTCTCCGATCTGCCGCTTTTCGCGCGCGGTAAAGTCCGCGACTTGTATTCGATAGGCGACTGCCTGCTGTTTGTTGCCACGGATCGCATCTCTGCGTTCGATCATGTTCTTGCGTCAGGAATTCCCGGCAAGGGCAAGGTCCTCACGCAGATTTCGCTCTTCTGGTTCGATCTGCTGAGCAGCATTGTGCCCAACCATCTCATCACGGCGAATGTCGATCAGTACCCTGCCGAGCTTCAGCCCTATGCGGAGGATCTCCAGGGCAGGTCGATGCTTGTCTCCCGTGCTCAGATGTTTCCCGTGGAGTGCGTCGTGCGCGGCTACCTCTCCGGATCGGGCTGGAAAGACTATCAGCAGACAGGAAGCGTCTGTGGAATCGCCCTGCCTGCTGGACTGCGCGAATCCGAGCGCCTTCCCGAGCCGATCTTTACGCCTGCCAGCAAGAGCCTCGGTGGCGAGCACGATGAGAACATCTCCTTCGAGCAGACGGTCGAACGCGTGGGAGCAACTGCTGCCGCAAAATTGAAGGAGCTCAGCCTCGCGATCTACAAGAAAGCGTCCGAGCACGCGGAAAAGTGCGGCCTCATCCTTGCCGACACAAAGTTTGAATTCGGACAGACCGCCAAGGGCATCATCCTTGCCGACGAAGTGCTGACGCCGGACTCTTCCCGCTTCTGGCCGCGCGAGGGCTACAAGCCAGGAGGGGCGCAGCCTTCCTTCGATAAGCAGTTTGTTCGGGACTACCTGGAAAGCATTCACTGGAACAAGAAGGCTCCTGCACCCGGATTGCCGGAGGACGTTATTCGGCGCACACAGGAAAAATATCTTGAGGCGTTTCGCCTGCTCACCGGCAAAACGCTGTCCTTGTAGCGAGAACTAAATGGCCGCAGCGGACTGGATCATCGTCGCGATTCTGGCTCTATCGGTGTTCACGGCCTTCCGCACGGGCTTTTTCGTGGCATCGTTCTCGCTCGCAGGAGTGTTTCTGGGCTTGATTCTGGCAAGTTGGAATTATCAGCGGCTCATGCCTTTTGTCGGTGGCCTGGTACATTCCATACCTGCTTGCGAGGTAATCAGTTTCTTCCTCATCGCGCTAGGCATCATGATTGTTTTCGGCCTGGTGGGCAGACTCTTGCGGTCTCTGTTTCACATGATCGGACTGGGCTGGGCTGACAGGCTGATGGGGGCTGCCTTTGGATTTTTGCGAGGAGGCATTCTAATAACGGTGGGAGTGATGGCACTGGCGGCCTTCCTTCCGCATTTCAGCTTGTTAGATGAATCCCGGCTCGCCCACTATTTTTTGAACGCTGCTCATGAGACGGCTGTGGTAACCCCGGCGGACCTGGCGGGACGCATTCGTGCCGGAGTGAAGACACTCCAGGATGCGCAACCAGACTGGTTACGGCCGCATGCTTGAAGGGTTTAGATCCATATCGTTTTTTGTTTGGGGTAGACTGACCTGCACTACAAACATCTCCGGTAAAATCTTCAGGAGGGAAAGAGGTTTCGGTGAAACGCGAACTGGAAAGTCTTGTGACGCAGATGCACGCTGGGGGCATCACCTATTCTGAGGCCGTGAGGGAATTTAAGAAGCGCTATCTGCTGGAAGTGCTGGCAAGTCACAGGG from Acidisarcina sp. encodes the following:
- a CDS encoding CvpA family protein, whose product is MAAADWIIVAILALSVFTAFRTGFFVASFSLAGVFLGLILASWNYQRLMPFVGGLVHSIPACEVISFFLIALGIMIVFGLVGRLLRSLFHMIGLGWADRLMGAAFGFLRGGILITVGVMALAAFLPHFSLLDESRLAHYFLNAAHETAVVTPADLAGRIRAGVKTLQDAQPDWLRPHA
- a CDS encoding phosphoribosylaminoimidazolesuccinocarboxamide synthase, which produces MPTLLQTEFSDLPLFARGKVRDLYSIGDCLLFVATDRISAFDHVLASGIPGKGKVLTQISLFWFDLLSSIVPNHLITANVDQYPAELQPYAEDLQGRSMLVSRAQMFPVECVVRGYLSGSGWKDYQQTGSVCGIALPAGLRESERLPEPIFTPASKSLGGEHDENISFEQTVERVGATAAAKLKELSLAIYKKASEHAEKCGLILADTKFEFGQTAKGIILADEVLTPDSSRFWPREGYKPGGAQPSFDKQFVRDYLESIHWNKKAPAPGLPEDVIRRTQEKYLEAFRLLTGKTLSL
- a CDS encoding DUF2934 domain-containing protein, with product MRTQDSVKSKTPAKSKTSAKNKKTSPKLKTAPPSREEIAQLAEKYWMERGRPDGSPEQDWLRAERDLMGMAS